A window of Candidatus Aquicultor sp. contains these coding sequences:
- a CDS encoding glycosyltransferase family 4 protein, with product MKVLHVNNVANVPDGLVKGLQKVGVDAQLYQPYTGVNISGKLGKLRVVTNRIADARSLKKQILKEEYDIVHIHYAYFGVLGILGNYRYWLHCHGTDIRKNLYRPAFKNVTTTCLNRADRVFYSTPDLKVHADTVRGDAMFLPNPIQTELFEPKGFDGTHGKVLLISRIDPVKGIDVAFEALEKLKERNPKIEIDAFAWGPDLARFKDKSFVNFIPPVSHSEIATLIPRYQVIVGQFELGIMGMSEMEAMACARPVVSDFEYQSWYAEAPPLVQAKRADEIVAKVERLLGDPRLCEEIGTASRDWVVKYHDYISVAERLAATYSSYCTP from the coding sequence ATGAAGGTATTACATGTAAACAACGTGGCAAACGTTCCTGACGGCCTGGTAAAAGGGCTGCAAAAAGTCGGGGTTGACGCCCAGCTATACCAACCGTACACCGGCGTGAACATATCCGGAAAACTCGGTAAGCTTCGTGTCGTAACTAACCGCATCGCGGATGCGCGGTCTTTAAAGAAACAAATACTAAAAGAGGAGTATGACATAGTACACATTCACTATGCGTATTTTGGCGTCTTGGGGATACTCGGCAACTACCGGTACTGGCTGCATTGCCACGGCACCGATATCCGCAAGAATCTCTATCGCCCTGCCTTCAAGAACGTAACTACCACGTGTCTCAATCGAGCGGACCGTGTGTTTTACTCAACGCCGGATTTAAAGGTGCATGCCGATACCGTGCGCGGTGACGCCATGTTTTTACCGAATCCCATTCAGACCGAGCTGTTTGAGCCCAAAGGGTTTGACGGGACCCACGGCAAAGTGCTCCTCATTAGCCGTATTGACCCGGTGAAAGGAATCGACGTAGCATTTGAGGCGCTTGAGAAGCTCAAAGAGCGCAATCCCAAGATCGAAATCGATGCGTTCGCGTGGGGGCCGGACCTGGCACGATTTAAAGATAAAAGCTTCGTGAACTTTATCCCGCCGGTATCGCACAGCGAAATCGCTACCCTTATCCCCCGCTACCAGGTGATCGTTGGGCAATTCGAGCTCGGTATTATGGGGATGTCCGAAATGGAAGCTATGGCGTGCGCACGCCCTGTGGTGAGTGATTTTGAGTACCAGAGTTGGTATGCCGAAGCGCCGCCGCTCGTTCAAGCAAAACGGGCCGATGAAATCGTCGCCAAGGTTGAACGCTTACTGGGCGACCCGCGCTTGTGTGAGGAAATCGGCACGGCAAGCCGCGACTGGGTTGTGAAGTATCACGACTACATTTCGGTTGCCGAGAGGCTTGCGGCAACATATTCAAGCTATTGCACTCCGTAA
- a CDS encoding N-acetylmuramoyl-L-alanine amidase produces the protein MARRGLLVVTLTLIISLVLTLPAYASFSDVKDSKLTAIINDLSSKSIISGFGDGTFRPTKPVTRAQMAKLVALAKEYPLASAVANSCTFKDVTSKHWAVSYIKASAAEGIVKGYTDGTFRPNAQISRGELARMLRRAGETQAITPASATYKDVSAKYWAYSDIETVVHYGIMGGYRGGTFKPAQPATRAEVARAIYNLLNAKIAPTEPTQPTTPADPTTQPITPPTQSDQGSTEPTTPITAANDGKIIIAIDPGHGGYDSGAVAASTGLKEKEINLAVALRVRDLLVAKGYQVVLTRSTDTYIGLSERAACANNALADLFISIHHNSNATETAMGTAVYSFPGSQQGAVLAKMIQQELVKEFGWAGVAGKDDGQLTANFAVLRQTVMTASLCESAYMSNPSEAALLMTNEFRQKEAQGISDGIAKYVDTYLNK, from the coding sequence ATGGCAAGACGAGGACTATTGGTAGTAACTCTCACGTTGATTATTAGCCTCGTGCTAACTCTTCCCGCATACGCTTCGTTCAGCGACGTTAAAGATTCGAAGCTCACAGCGATCATAAACGATCTTTCGTCCAAATCAATTATTTCGGGTTTTGGCGATGGCACGTTTCGTCCCACAAAGCCGGTAACCAGGGCGCAAATGGCGAAACTCGTAGCCCTTGCTAAGGAATATCCGCTGGCTTCCGCCGTCGCTAATAGTTGCACTTTTAAGGACGTAACTTCCAAGCACTGGGCTGTAAGCTACATCAAGGCAAGCGCCGCTGAAGGTATCGTAAAAGGGTATACGGACGGCACATTCCGGCCGAACGCCCAGATTTCCAGGGGAGAGCTGGCCCGGATGCTTAGGCGAGCGGGCGAAACCCAAGCCATAACCCCGGCAAGTGCGACATATAAAGATGTATCCGCCAAATACTGGGCGTATAGTGATATTGAAACGGTCGTTCATTACGGTATTATGGGCGGCTATCGCGGCGGTACATTTAAGCCGGCGCAACCCGCAACCCGTGCTGAAGTGGCGCGGGCGATCTACAATTTACTCAACGCAAAAATCGCACCGACCGAACCTACACAACCTACAACGCCTGCGGACCCTACTACCCAGCCTATTACACCGCCAACTCAGTCCGATCAGGGGTCGACCGAGCCGACGACGCCGATAACAGCTGCTAACGATGGCAAGATTATTATTGCGATAGATCCAGGCCACGGTGGGTACGACTCGGGCGCGGTTGCAGCGAGCACCGGGCTGAAAGAAAAAGAAATCAACCTTGCTGTTGCGCTGAGGGTTCGCGATTTGCTGGTCGCAAAAGGTTATCAAGTGGTGTTGACCAGGTCGACGGATACCTATATCGGTTTGTCCGAGCGGGCCGCATGCGCCAATAATGCTTTAGCGGACTTGTTTATAAGCATTCATCATAATTCCAACGCAACTGAAACTGCGATGGGGACGGCTGTCTATAGTTTCCCCGGCTCACAGCAGGGTGCGGTCCTGGCCAAAATGATCCAGCAGGAGCTCGTCAAAGAGTTCGGCTGGGCCGGCGTTGCCGGTAAAGACGACGGGCAGCTAACGGCTAACTTCGCAGTACTTCGCCAGACCGTAATGACGGCGTCCCTCTGCGAGTCCGCATATATGAGCAACCCGAGCGAAGCCGCACTGCTCATGACAAATGAGTTCCGGCAGAAAGAAGCCCAGGGCATTAGCGACGGCATCGCAAAATATGTTGATACGTATTTGAACAAATAA
- a CDS encoding GerMN domain-containing protein, with protein sequence MKAIIKAAITIALVLLVIVAVAGCKGGATTSGKASKSAPSKTVVQQPEQDNAAGNAVSKEKTAQALPPKKTIPITLYFGDTQGEHLLPEIRQIPETSTVAKIAIEELIKGPSLKESTHVKTIPPEAKVLNVDIIKGVAYVNFSQELITKHWGGSSGEQMTIGSIVDTLTEFKNIQKVQIMVNGKAVDTIAGHLDTSQPLTRDESLIKK encoded by the coding sequence GTGAAAGCAATAATCAAAGCAGCAATCACAATAGCATTAGTTCTGCTGGTCATAGTTGCTGTCGCAGGTTGCAAGGGCGGGGCAACAACATCCGGCAAAGCATCGAAAAGCGCACCGTCGAAGACAGTAGTCCAGCAGCCGGAACAAGATAATGCGGCAGGCAACGCAGTCTCCAAGGAAAAGACCGCACAAGCGCTTCCTCCGAAGAAAACCATCCCCATAACCCTGTATTTTGGTGACACACAGGGCGAGCATCTACTACCGGAAATCAGACAGATACCCGAGACGTCTACCGTCGCCAAGATTGCGATTGAAGAGCTCATAAAAGGCCCAAGCCTCAAAGAGAGCACTCATGTCAAAACGATTCCACCTGAAGCTAAGGTGCTTAATGTAGATATCATCAAGGGTGTCGCGTACGTTAACTTCTCACAGGAGCTCATTACCAAGCACTGGGGTGGAAGCAGCGGCGAGCAGATGACAATCGGATCTATTGTTGATACGCTCACCGAGTTTAAAAACATTCAAAAGGTTCAGATCATGGTCAACGGCAAAGCTGTGGACACCATAGCCGGGCACCTAGATACCAGCCAACCGCTTACCCGTGACGAATCGCTCATCAAGAAATAG
- a CDS encoding SpoIID/LytB domain-containing protein translates to MRKNLLIISLLALCAILLIGSPAFAECQYTLKGFGYGHGIGLCQWGAKGRADAGQTYSEILTHYFQGAQLSGNYAGPASVRVRLFGASNLAKATVEGVNGSALDFVKTDGTYAYQGAKGQWSVAANPDSTLRIISPEGSTTVDRLVAPLVITSNSDTNMTVYNTNGKRFHVYSGAMYIYPAAKSTVYLVNNVGFEPYYLNGLGEVPSSWPYDALYSQAVAARSYAIANMHPQSTFDLYDDTRSQVYVGVDKINETSGSTNWGARWAKAVADTNGQVMVYDGKVISCYYYSSCGGHTENIELAWSGSTAKPYLKGVSDLDSSGKAYCQQSGNSSFSWQQAIAKSTFESKLGITGITGVAITKTGASPRIVELKITKTDGSCTAMSGATLRTKLGLKSTWVAQITGTFPDVSLGYWAFPQIEDLAAKNVIGGYSDGRFKPTATVTRAEFAKMLCLALNIPTGGTSTFVDVNGNWAESYISALVAKGITNGYSDGTFRPSALITRAEICTIIARAKTLTTGSKPASFPDISSHWAETSIELVASNGIVTGYPEGAFKPGANATRAEIAVIISRMLAVK, encoded by the coding sequence ATGCGTAAAAACCTTCTAATTATTTCACTTCTTGCGCTGTGCGCAATCCTTTTGATTGGCTCCCCGGCATTTGCTGAGTGCCAATACACCTTGAAAGGCTTCGGTTACGGACATGGAATAGGTTTATGCCAGTGGGGCGCAAAGGGAAGGGCGGATGCCGGTCAAACCTACAGCGAGATTCTCACCCATTACTTCCAGGGCGCTCAGCTGTCCGGCAACTATGCCGGACCAGCTTCGGTGCGAGTGCGGCTTTTTGGGGCATCTAACCTTGCCAAAGCTACTGTTGAGGGTGTTAACGGCTCGGCGCTCGACTTTGTAAAAACCGATGGCACCTATGCATATCAGGGCGCAAAGGGACAATGGTCGGTTGCCGCAAACCCGGACAGCACGCTCAGGATAATTTCACCCGAAGGCAGTACAACGGTTGATAGACTGGTTGCGCCTCTGGTAATAACTTCGAACTCCGATACAAACATGACCGTGTATAACACAAACGGAAAACGATTTCATGTCTATAGCGGCGCTATGTACATCTATCCCGCGGCAAAGAGCACCGTCTATCTGGTAAATAACGTGGGCTTTGAGCCATATTACTTAAACGGCCTGGGCGAGGTTCCGTCGAGTTGGCCGTACGACGCGCTCTATTCACAGGCGGTCGCCGCCCGCTCGTACGCTATCGCCAATATGCATCCGCAAAGCACCTTTGATCTGTATGATGATACCCGCAGCCAGGTATATGTGGGTGTCGATAAGATAAATGAGACGTCGGGCAGCACCAATTGGGGTGCTCGCTGGGCAAAGGCTGTTGCAGACACTAACGGTCAAGTAATGGTTTACGACGGTAAGGTAATATCCTGTTACTATTACTCCAGCTGCGGTGGCCATACCGAGAATATAGAGCTTGCATGGAGTGGGTCTACAGCTAAACCTTACCTTAAGGGAGTAAGCGATTTAGACTCCTCCGGCAAAGCGTACTGCCAGCAGTCGGGCAACTCGAGTTTTTCCTGGCAGCAGGCCATTGCCAAGAGTACTTTTGAGTCGAAGCTCGGCATTACCGGCATTACCGGCGTAGCCATAACGAAAACAGGAGCTTCACCGCGCATCGTTGAGCTCAAAATAACCAAGACTGATGGATCGTGTACGGCGATGTCGGGGGCGACACTGCGCACTAAACTCGGTTTAAAAAGCACCTGGGTTGCCCAGATAACCGGTACGTTCCCGGATGTATCGCTCGGGTACTGGGCGTTTCCGCAAATCGAGGATTTAGCGGCTAAGAACGTTATCGGCGGCTATAGTGACGGCAGGTTCAAGCCTACCGCCACCGTAACGCGTGCGGAGTTTGCCAAGATGCTCTGCCTTGCGTTAAATATTCCAACTGGAGGCACGAGCACGTTCGTCGATGTCAACGGAAACTGGGCCGAATCGTATATATCGGCGCTAGTGGCCAAGGGTATAACAAACGGCTATTCCGACGGCACTTTCAGGCCTTCGGCGCTCATAACCAGGGCTGAGATTTGCACGATCATCGCACGCGCAAAAACCCTCACCACCGGATCAAAGCCTGCAAGCTTCCCGGATATATCGAGTCACTGGGCCGAAACATCCATCGAGCTTGTTGCGTCAAACGGTATCGTTACCGGCTACCCGGAAGGGGCTTTCAAGCCCGGCGCAAACGCCACACGTGCCGAAATCGCGGTAATTATCTCAAGAATGCTTGCAGTGAAGTAG
- a CDS encoding sigma-70 family RNA polymerase sigma factor yields the protein MNNPKNLDVLVMNAKQTDSEALTELYDMYLPHVFRYIYYQVNNRVVAEDLTSETFLKMLVAIPDFREDGKSFYPWLLRIAKNTTLDHFRSKSKQMHVLLDEDIEELFFDKRNAADLEHTVITALDAEEVKVAVGKLTEEQQQVLLLRFTMGLSNAEVAKVLDKTEGSIKSLQVRALASLKRILENKDYRSEASERVEPVLSGNSRRSFFRRT from the coding sequence ATGAATAACCCGAAGAACCTCGATGTATTGGTAATGAACGCAAAGCAAACGGACTCGGAAGCTTTAACCGAGCTCTACGATATGTACCTTCCTCACGTGTTCCGTTATATCTACTATCAAGTAAATAACAGGGTAGTGGCAGAAGATCTGACATCGGAGACGTTCTTAAAGATGCTCGTTGCGATCCCCGATTTCAGGGAAGACGGTAAATCATTTTATCCGTGGCTGCTGCGAATTGCTAAGAACACGACGCTCGATCACTTTAGGTCGAAGTCAAAGCAAATGCACGTGTTGCTTGATGAGGATATTGAAGAACTTTTCTTTGATAAGAGAAACGCGGCGGACCTTGAGCATACAGTGATAACTGCGCTCGATGCAGAAGAGGTCAAAGTGGCGGTTGGCAAGCTTACCGAGGAGCAGCAGCAGGTCTTACTGCTCAGGTTTACGATGGGGCTTTCCAACGCCGAGGTCGCCAAAGTACTCGATAAGACCGAGGGCTCGATAAAATCACTGCAAGTGCGGGCGCTCGCGTCGCTGAAGAGGATTCTTGAAAACAAGGATTATAGAAGCGAAGCCTCCGAAAGGGTAGAGCCGGTCCTAAGCGGCAACAGCCGGAGATCGTTTTTTAGACGGACATAA
- a CDS encoding DUF5667 domain-containing protein → MENSNGNANKKLESALEYSVKLIDSGASIEDCLRLYPNQRKELRGLLEALVCVKQSYTDYPELRPSKLYMKTGKAKFLEAIENGVPAMIQEPAIAAERRSNIINIFRRAYVTATAAAAVAAILVGGLVYVSSDSLPGSPLYTVKRATESVQLALTLDSKAKAKLHYGIAQRRIAEAKVAEKAGEKGTAADIYNDAHRSLSEAQKMAKASSVDMKDNLEGAIRSLDQSVKDKTTKLAAAVHGSTKDTNNDKAVSPDTQVALNDNQSSSENNKDNSRSVTEAKAVNTDKQKRNTLVGTDTAVARRSLASIKPFEISSLEVAGQYISPNGDGVKDKLGISVAGAEGDYMVGLYKGATKIATIAGQDSGKDLDFTWDGADINGKKIADGKYSLRVENAIGQLAHRKAEVVVDTIAERVNLIEPLDGVSTENGALRFVWNPTNDADTYTLYLRSNASQGDYVVSGLTNNAYQLDGVLMPGDWEWHVVTIDKAGNTTSSNHGRFTVKHIDDAANQANAAGKPES, encoded by the coding sequence GTGGAAAACAGCAACGGGAACGCAAACAAAAAGCTAGAGAGCGCACTCGAGTACAGTGTCAAGCTGATCGATTCAGGTGCCTCGATAGAGGATTGCCTAAGGCTATACCCGAACCAGCGTAAAGAGCTGAGAGGGTTACTTGAGGCGCTTGTCTGCGTGAAGCAGTCCTATACGGACTATCCCGAGCTGCGCCCCTCGAAGCTCTATATGAAGACCGGTAAAGCCAAGTTCCTCGAAGCCATCGAAAATGGTGTACCGGCTATGATTCAAGAACCGGCTATTGCGGCTGAGAGGCGCTCTAACATCATCAATATTTTCAGACGCGCCTACGTTACCGCAACGGCCGCAGCCGCAGTCGCAGCAATCCTCGTTGGCGGTTTGGTTTATGTATCATCCGATAGTTTACCCGGGAGTCCGCTCTACACAGTCAAGCGCGCAACTGAAAGCGTTCAACTTGCGCTAACGCTTGATAGCAAGGCTAAAGCTAAACTTCACTATGGGATCGCACAGCGGCGCATAGCCGAAGCGAAGGTTGCTGAGAAAGCGGGCGAGAAGGGCACAGCCGCAGACATATATAATGATGCGCACCGGAGTCTGTCCGAAGCCCAGAAGATGGCCAAAGCCTCTTCTGTCGATATGAAGGATAACCTCGAGGGCGCCATTAGATCACTGGATCAATCGGTAAAAGATAAAACGACAAAGCTTGCTGCAGCCGTACATGGTTCCACCAAGGATACTAATAACGACAAAGCCGTTTCTCCCGATACGCAGGTCGCTCTGAATGACAACCAATCGTCTTCAGAAAACAACAAGGATAACAGCCGCAGCGTAACCGAGGCAAAAGCCGTAAATACCGACAAGCAGAAGAGAAATACCCTGGTCGGCACGGATACCGCCGTTGCGAGGCGGTCTCTGGCATCGATCAAGCCATTTGAGATTAGTTCTCTAGAGGTTGCCGGTCAATACATAAGCCCGAACGGCGATGGCGTTAAAGATAAGCTTGGCATATCGGTTGCAGGCGCCGAAGGCGATTATATGGTCGGTCTCTATAAGGGCGCAACCAAGATTGCCACGATCGCCGGGCAAGATTCCGGTAAAGACTTAGACTTTACATGGGACGGCGCCGACATTAACGGCAAGAAAATCGCCGACGGCAAGTATAGCTTGAGAGTTGAAAACGCTATAGGCCAACTCGCTCACCGCAAGGCTGAAGTAGTAGTTGATACTATTGCCGAGCGCGTTAATTTGATCGAACCTCTGGATGGAGTAAGTACCGAAAATGGTGCACTCCGATTTGTGTGGAATCCAACGAATGATGCCGATACTTATACGTTGTATCTACGTAGCAATGCTAGCCAAGGCGACTATGTAGTGAGCGGTCTTACTAACAACGCATATCAACTCGATGGCGTGCTCATGCCCGGCGATTGGGAATGGCATGTTGTCACAATCGACAAAGCAGGAAACACAACTTCCTCAAACCATGGTCGCTTCACCGTTAAACATATAGACGATGCAGCTAATCAGGCGAACGCAGCAGGTAAGCCTGAAAGCTAA